The segment GCAGTGGCTCGACCTGCTCGGTGTCGCCGTGTTCGCGGCGTCCGGCGCGCTGGCGGCCGCGCACAAGCAGCAGACGGTGGTGACCTTCGCCTTTTTCGCGTTGGTGACCGGTGTGGGCGGCGGCACGGTGCGCGACCTTCTGATTGATGCGCCGGTATTCTGGGTGCATGATTCCAATTATCTGGCGGCCTGCCTTGTCACCGCGCTGCTCGTCTGGATCACCCCGAAAAAGATCTGGAGCCCCAAGGCGCTCGACTGGTTCGATGCGGCGGGGCTGTCGGCCTATGCGGTGTTCGGCGTCGCCAAGTCGCTGTCGTTCGGCATTGACCCTTTACCCGCGATCATGATGGGGGTGTTCACGGCCTGTGTCGGCGGGATCATTCGCGACGTGCTGGCCAATGAACCGTCGATCGTGATCCGCCCCGAACTCTATGTGACGGCCGCCGCGCTGGCAGCGGTGCTGTTCGCGGTGCTCGTGATGCTGGGTGTCGACGAACCCGCTGCAGCCGTGCTGGCGGCGGTGGCGGGTTTCGTGCTGCGCGGGCTGGCGATCGTGCGGCAGTGGCATTTGCCCGCCTATCGCGGCTAAAAGGGTTTCATCATGAGTGAATATAGCTGGCGCCCGATGCGGGCGGACGATGTCGATGGAGTGGTGGCAGTGGCCGCCTCCGCCTTTCCCGATCATTTTGAGGCGCGCGCCTGTTTCGCAGAGCGCGTTGCGTTGTTCCCGCAAGCGTGTTTCGTGCTTGCGAGCGACGACGACGTGAAGGGCTATCTTATCGCCTATCCTTGGCCGCTAGGGGCGATTCCGCCGCTCGACAGTCTGCTGGGCACGCTGCCCGAGGCACGCGACGTCTGGTATCTGCACGATCTGGCGCTGCACCCCGAGATGCGCGGGCAGGGCCATGCACGGCCGATCGTCGAGCGTCTTGCCAGTGAAGCGGCAGCGGCGGGTGTTATGAAGATCGCGCTTGTCTCGGTAAACGATTCGGTCCCCTTCTGGAGCAGCATGGGCTTTGCGCCAGTGACCGGAGATCCGGCCATCGCGCGTAAGCTTCAGAGCTACGGCGACGATTCGACCTATATGGTGCGGCAACTCTGAGTAGCGGTATTAAGCCGATATGGGTGGTTAGGAGACTGGCGGTTTGCGGACAGGGAATTATTAAAAGCTGACATTTCAGCATGAGGTGCCAGATGTCTTTTTATAAGAAAGGTAAATGCCGTCAGTAGATAACATGGTGAACTGCGACAGTTCTCGTTCGTCAAGAACGCCATAACGACGCCCGTCAATGATCTTGAAGAAATACAGATACAATCCTTTGCCGGGCTGAACGATATTGTATACGTAACGGCCCCCAATTGGCTTTGCTGCAATCCGTACCTCAGCGGTCAGAGCAATGCCATTTTTATGGCGTTCCAAATGAAATCCAATCCGTGGGAATCCGCTCTGGAGTATTTTCATCCCATCTTCCGTAAGGATAATGGGTGGTCCCAAGGATGCAGTGTAGCAACCGAACACAGTAGCATTTTTTGGCGGCGGCATTGGCTTCGGCCGTAAAAACAAAACGGCTCCAATCAGGGCGGCAGTGCCTGCAACACAGACCCATCGCAGACCGAATTCGTAGTCTATGCCTTTGTAAGCCATACTGAATGTAGCATAGTCGCCCTCTTCAAACGTCTGCAATCAAACAATTTCGCATTCCGATCGGATGACCGACATTGGTCGTTAGCCGTCATCAAAAAAGGGGGCGGAAACCACCGCCTCCGCCCCTTTAAAACCGATCAGACCGGGCCGACCATGCCGACTTCGGAGAAGGGGCGGGGATCGACGGGCGGGGTCTGGGCTTCGGTCAGTTCGCGCTGCCAGATACCGACATCGTACCACTGGCTGTTCTTGAAGCCGATTTCGCGGAACACGCCCGCGCGGCGGAAGCCGAGCGATTCATGGAGGTGGATGCTGTATTCGTTGGGCAGCGAGAGCACCGAGATCGCCTGGGTGAAATCCTGCTTGGTGAGCGTTTCGATGAGCGCCGAATAGAGCAGTCGGCCATAGCCCTGGCCGCGCTGGACATTGCCGCCGAGATAGATCGAGGTTTCGACGATATAGCGATAGGCGGGGCGATCGCGGAACGGTCCAGCATAGGCATAGCCCATGACCGCGTCATTATCCTCGGTGGTGGCGACGAGCCAGGGATAATAGCCGTTATGCTCGGTCATCCGCCGCACCATTTCCTCGGGTGAGGGGGGCGTGGATTCGAACGAGATGGCGGTGGTGGTGACGAACGGCATGTAGATCGCGGCGATCTGCTGTGCGTCCCGGGCTTCGGCCGGGCGGATACGGATCATTGCATGATCCAGCCGGCAAGGCGCGCCAGCAGCGAAGTATTCAGAACGGGCATTTTTCCCCCTGTGGTTGGGCATTCGAGACATTGGGCGCGGACGGCAGGGCCCGCGGCAAGCCGGCGGGCATCGTCCACCGCGCGGATAAGGTACGCGGTGCGTGCCTGCGCCAGCCGGGTGAGCGCATCGGTGGCGGGCTGTTCGCCGTCATCATCGGTCGTCCAGCTTTTCAGCAGCTGCGTGGTGAGGCTGGGCTGGGGATCGAGATATTCGGCATGGGCCTTGGCGGAGTCGAGCCCGGCGCGGCGGGCGGCTTCGGCCACGGCTTCCTCGACGCCGCCGAAACCGTCGATCAGCCCGAGCTGGCGCGCGGTGCCGCCATCCCACACGCGGCCCTGCGCGATGCTGTCGACCCGGGCGACCGGAAGCTTGCGCGACTGGCTGACGAGACCAAGGAAACGGGCATAGATATTCTCGATGCTCGATTGCATCACCGTATCGAAGGTCGCGTTGGTGCCGCCGAGCAGATCGGGCTGACCAGAGAGGGGGGTGGTGGCAACGCCGTCGCTGGTGACGCCGACCTTGGCGAGCGCATTTTCGAAAGTGGGCAAGATACCGAACACGCCGATCGAGCCGGTGATGGTCGAGGGTTCGGCAAAGATCCGGTCGGCGGGCGTGGCGACCCAATAGCCACCCGACGCCGCGACCGAGCCCATCGAGACGACCACGGGCAACCCCTTGACCTTGGCCTGAAGCACGGCCTGACGGATCTTTTCTGACGCGAGGACCGAGCCGCCGGGGGAGTCGACGCGGACGACGAGCGCCTTCAGATTCTTCTCGGCGAGCCCCTTCAGGATGAGCTCGGAAATCGTGTCGCCGCCCGCCGTGCCGGGCAGCGCCTTGCCGTCGACGATCTCGCCCGCGACGGTGACGACGCCGATCGCGTTGCCCGAGGATTTTTCGGGGTTGGCGGCGATGAAGTTGGCCAGTCGGGTGTGACGGAAATTGCCCTCGGGCTTGCCCGATTCTGTGCCTGCGATCTCGCCAATGCGCTTGCCAAAGGCGATGCGGTCGCCGATGCGGTCGACCAGCCCCGCCTTGAGCGCGGCCTGCGCCAGATCGCCGCCGGCGGCCGCGATCTGGGTGTCAGGGCGTGCGACGAAGGCCGCGATCTGCGCCTTGGGGCGGGCGCGGGCGACATCGTCCTGCCACATCTGCCACAGCGCCGAGGCAAGCGCCTGATTGGCCTCGCGCGCCTCGGGCGACTGGTCGGTGCGGGTATAGGGCTCGACCGCCGACTTGAAGGTGCCGACGCGGTAGACCTTGGTCGAGATGCCGAGCTTGTCGATCAGCCCCTTGTAATAAAGGCGCGAGCCGCCGGGACCGGTGAACAGCGCCATGCCCATCGGATCGAGCCAGACTTCGCTGGCGTGCGCGGCGAGCTGATAACCATCATCGGTATAGCC is part of the Sphingomonas sp. C3-2 genome and harbors:
- a CDS encoding trimeric intracellular cation channel family protein, which translates into the protein MAEVHVGFLLQWLDLLGVAVFAASGALAAAHKQQTVVTFAFFALVTGVGGGTVRDLLIDAPVFWVHDSNYLAACLVTALLVWITPKKIWSPKALDWFDAAGLSAYAVFGVAKSLSFGIDPLPAIMMGVFTACVGGIIRDVLANEPSIVIRPELYVTAAALAAVLFAVLVMLGVDEPAAAVLAAVAGFVLRGLAIVRQWHLPAYRG
- a CDS encoding N-acetyltransferase family protein, which produces MIRIRPAEARDAQQIAAIYMPFVTTTAISFESTPPSPEEMVRRMTEHNGYYPWLVATTEDNDAVMGYAYAGPFRDRPAYRYIVETSIYLGGNVQRGQGYGRLLYSALIETLTKQDFTQAISVLSLPNEYSIHLHESLGFRRAGVFREIGFKNSQWYDVGIWQRELTEAQTPPVDPRPFSEVGMVGPV
- a CDS encoding GNAT family N-acetyltransferase produces the protein MSEYSWRPMRADDVDGVVAVAASAFPDHFEARACFAERVALFPQACFVLASDDDVKGYLIAYPWPLGAIPPLDSLLGTLPEARDVWYLHDLALHPEMRGQGHARPIVERLASEAAAAGVMKIALVSVNDSVPFWSSMGFAPVTGDPAIARKLQSYGDDSTYMVRQL
- the sppA gene encoding signal peptide peptidase SppA — protein: MSFIRGAWKLLVGIKDALVLLFMLLFFALLWATLSARPNPASVTKGALLVDLKGTLVEQPEESDTMAVLAGTTNVARQHRLRDVVRAIEAAAGDDRIKAVVLDLDSFAGGGQAALARTGAALDKVRAAKKPVLAFATGYTDDGYQLAAHASEVWLDPMGMALFTGPGGSRLYYKGLIDKLGISTKVYRVGTFKSAVEPYTRTDQSPEAREANQALASALWQMWQDDVARARPKAQIAAFVARPDTQIAAAGGDLAQAALKAGLVDRIGDRIAFGKRIGEIAGTESGKPEGNFRHTRLANFIAANPEKSSGNAIGVVTVAGEIVDGKALPGTAGGDTISELILKGLAEKNLKALVVRVDSPGGSVLASEKIRQAVLQAKVKGLPVVVSMGSVAASGGYWVATPADRIFAEPSTITGSIGVFGILPTFENALAKVGVTSDGVATTPLSGQPDLLGGTNATFDTVMQSSIENIYARFLGLVSQSRKLPVARVDSIAQGRVWDGGTARQLGLIDGFGGVEEAVAEAARRAGLDSAKAHAEYLDPQPSLTTQLLKSWTTDDDGEQPATDALTRLAQARTAYLIRAVDDARRLAAGPAVRAQCLECPTTGGKMPVLNTSLLARLAGWIMQ